GTGTTTTCCCCTTGACGAGTCTCCAGATTGGGTAAGTTCTCTTGCTCTGTTGATCACCCTATGTCCGTTTCTCTGCAGCTTATTGGACTATATTAGTTTCCTTGTTCTGTCTTTTGCTTTTTAATTACAATATAATAAAGTCTTGTTTCACCTATTGTTGAACCTTTATTAAAGGAAACTGATGCCTGGGTTTTATATTCCTTTCTTGATTCTGATGTAGTATCAATTCTTGGTGTTAATATTAAAAACATCAGTGAATTATAGTTTGAAGCAGCACCTTTGTTCTAGCAATTCTCTTGTCTAGTTTCATGATATTCTCTTCTCTGTGGAACCGCATTAGGGTTGCGTGTGTGGTTGTTCTGAATCTCAATGTGTGTTGCCTTCTTTTTCTCATAAAAAAGCTCTTAATCTGGTAACAGTTACGTGTTTGTTACATAGATTGTCACATTTTATTTGCCTGTTGTTCTCTGCTTATCTGGCTTTTCTTTGGTTTCAGAGACTTGCAGTCATATCTTTCTCATCTCAGTATTTTCATGGCCAATAAAAGCAAGAAGATTTACATACTGGTGGACAACCGGCCTTGGTTGAATCCCGGCACCCGATCTGCTCACTTCTGGCAACTTATGGTTACAAAGGTTGTCAAAAACTGCTTCCTAAGTACATTTTCTTGTTGTCGCTTCAGATGAAAAACATGATGGAACTGACTGACCCCCTCTATCTTTGTTTGCAGTCCAGACTCTCCCCTTTTGCAAACACGAAAGGTCGAGAAGGGAAGAAAAAGCAGAAGCAGGAGGATGAGAAGAAGCCTAAAGAGGCGTGCTCCCAGGCCAACAATAAGAAAATGAAGGAGCTCAAGAAATGGTTCTCACTGATCGACGCGACAACGTTTTCAAAGAACAAAATACCTGCAAAGAAACTGCAGAGCTCCTTGTATCTAAACAAGCAGCTGCACAAGACCTTGTATGGTTTCATCGTGTTTGAAGTTGAATGGGACAACGTGAGGGGTATCAATTACTTGAATGAGCTGCAGGTACTTCCCTTGCAATTCTCCACTGTATGCTTTTATTGTTTCTTACTTTTATCTTTTTGCAGACAGACACCTCTCTCGCTATTGAAGCTAAGTTGATGCGGAGGTGGGAGTTTGAGAGCATCGATCAAGCTGTAACGAATATGTCTCAGTGGTTCTCTGGTTCAAAATCTGAAAGATCTTGCTTGATGGAATATCTTGATACAACTAAAGGTATTATTATTCCCTTTTCATTAATGGCTTCTTGCATGCTTTATTAAGCTTACACAGTATTGTAACTCTTTTAGGAGAGGTTTTTCATGACGCTGAAGCTGATTTCTCAAAAGCTTCACCTGTTGATGACGACGACAAGCTCTGTAGCGATTATGTTTCTGTTGAAAACGACTCTCCATGTCGCTCAAGAAGTGTCTTCGGCGTTGACCAATCTACTGCAGACTACGATGAAAACGAGCCGCACACACCGCCTCTGACTGGTCCATACAAGAGAAGAAGAGTAACAAAGGCAATCAGCACCGGAGTTGAATTTGACTATATGGAGGAAACACCAAAAAGAAAAGATACCCACCCCTTCGACCAACCTGATGGTGAGAACACCATTGAACCAACCCATTACAAAGATGTCCTAGTTCTTGTCAGGTTTGGTGACCGTGACCTGCCCTTCAAATTCCGAGAGGTTATAATGTCTGACGTACGCTTGCTTACTCTGCTTGAAGCTGGTCTCCCTTCATGGGTCTTGTTCCTACAGTCTTACCCCGGGTTCTGCCATCTTTACCGGCCCTGGATGTGCCTTCTCGCCAGAACACTGTACGTGATCATATCAATCATCACCGTTGTGATCGGTTTCTACGATCTCTACAAAAACGTTCCCGTTCTAAAGGCCACCGCGTCTCGGCTATGCGGGCCGCTCTTTGATTGGGTCGAGACATGGGACATGGTGTCAAGGATAAAGTACTTGGGGACGATGTTGTTCCTTCACAACGTTCAGAAGGCTGTCAAGTGGGCTATGACGATGGCGCGTGCCGTGCAGTCGTTTGTTTCTTTGCTCGTGATGCCTCTGGTGAATCCTCTCTTGGAGGTTCTTGGTTTGCTCCTGCCAGTTTGGAACTCGCTGGCGGAAACGGTTGAGAGCTTGGTTTCGGTGGTTTGGATAGTGGTCGAGTCTTGTTGCAGTCTTGTTGGTGAAGTGGTGGAGTTGGTGCTTTTGCCCATTTGGTTTATCGTCTCACTAGTTTGGAACATCAGTAAGTAAAACAAGCATTATTATTAATATTCTTTAAGCATATAATCAAAAACTCTGATCCTTTTTCTTTACTTTTCAATTGTGCAGCAAGTGCGGTTTTGCTGCCTCTACTCTGGATCATATCAGAAGTGTTATACGCACCATTTCGTGTAATAGTTGGTTTGGCCAGCGGTTTAGCGTTTTCCTTCTCGTACATATTCGATGTTCTTGGAGATTTATGGCGGTACATGAGCAGCATACTTCAGCTTGCATCAGATTCTCAAGCAGCTGTGAAGACATATGAAGTCTCCATGTGGCGCACACTTTGGAACGACCTCTTTTCTCATGTCAGTAAACCAATGCCAAAGAATCTGAATCCTTGCAACTTTCAGTCATTACTAAATGTGTGGCTTCATTTTTTCAGGTTTTTCGTGCTGTCAGGAGTATATTGAACGGGTTTGTAGCCTTCTTTGCTGCCTGTAATAGACACCGGCTTAGGTAAAGTAGTTTCTCACACACAGTTACACTTGGCTATGTAGCCAAGTTTCTGACATTTGTTTGTGTGTTTGTTATGGTTTTGAATCTGCAGTATATATAATCACATGCAAGATTTTATCCAGAGACTACACGGACGAACCTTGAGATCAGGCTCTAGAAACTCAAAACATGGCAGATCTGCTAAGAACCATCAACGTACAGTGAGTTTCCTCACCATCTGGTCTGTTTTCGGAATCAGTTTGGCTTATTTGCTTTTCTTCTCACACTGGTTTTGATCATTTTCGCAGGGAGATGACACAAGAAGGAAATTGCACCTTACATAGAAGTCAACAGACTCAACACCAAGGATTTAGGGTATAGATAGTTTTACATTTCTCATGTTTTGTGGCAAAAAGCATTTATCCAAAGTTGGCCGAGTGATGATGTATATATTACTTACTATACAGGAAAGGAATGACCGAATGAGTCACTCTTCTTGCAAATCTGTGTTACAACGTCACTTTATAAAATCTCATTGACAGGTCTTCTCATTTACAAACTAGTTTTTGGGTGGACTCTACCTTTGGGCATTAGATGAGTTTTTTGATACCCAAATTTATTTACATTCGGGCATATGCAGGTTTCACCCTATTCTAGACTCGATCCGAGATCCCAATCCAAGCATAATAAAATTCGTATCAAGCATAGTTGAGGCCTAAGAAGGAACGATAGGTCTACGAAGGTTAAAACTTAAAAGTCCACCTCTGACTGAAAAAGTTTCACATGCCGAATTCAATGAGTCAAAACAAAACGTATAGAAAATAAAAGCATTAAAGACCATCATAAAAACACTTGATTCACGCTGAAAATCACGACCCCGATACAGATCCAAAAACCTATAAAAGAAGAATGATACCAACAGCGCAGCCCATCGATGTGGACGCCCTTTTGGATAATTCCAATTAACTTGAGGAGCAAGTTAACTCATTAAAGTGAAGTTTGATGGGTTAAGGAAAAAAAAAANNNNNNNNNNNNNNNNNNNNNNNNNNNNNNNNNNNNNNNNNNNNNNNNNNNNNNNNNNNNNNNNNNNNNNNNNNNNNNNNNNNNNNNNNNNNNNNNNNNNNNNNNNNNNNNNNNNNNNNNNNNNNNNNNNNNNNNNNNNNNNNNNNNNNNNNNNNNNNNNNNNNNNNNNNNNNNNNNNNNNNNNNNNNNNNNNNNNNNNNNNNNNNNNNNNNNNNNNNNNNNNNNNNNNNNNNNNNNNNNNNNNNNNNNNNNNNNNNNNNNNNNNNNNNNNNNNNNNNNNNNNNNNNNNNNNNNNNNNNNNNNNNNNNNNNNNNNNNNNNNNNNNNNNNNNNNNNNNNNNNNNNNNNNNNNNNNNNNNNNNNNNNNNNNNNNNNNNNNNNNNNNNNNNNNNNNNNNNNNNNNNNNNNNNNNNNNNNNNNNNNNNNNNNNNNNNNNNNNNNNNNNNNNNNNNNNNNNNNNNNNNNNNNNNNNNNNNNNNNNNNNNNNNNNNNNNNNNNNNNNNNNNNNNNNNNNNNNNNNNNNNNNNNNNNNNNNNNNNNNNNNNNNNNNNNNNNNNNNNNNNNNNNNNNNNNNNNNNNNNNNNNNNNNNNNNNNNNNNNNNNNNNNNNNNNNNNNNNNNNNNNNNNNNNNNNNNNNNNNNNNNNNNNNNNNNNNNNNNNNNNNNNNNNNNNNNNNNNNNNNNNNNNNNNNNNNNNNNNNNNNNNNNNNNNNNNNNNNNNNNNNNNNNNNNNNNNNNNNNNNNNNNNNNNNNNNNNNNNNNNNNNNNNNNNNNNNNNNNNNNNNNNNNNNNNNNNNNNNNNNNNNNNNNNNNNNNNNNNNNNNNNNNNNNNNNNNNNNNNNNNNNNNNNNNNNNNNNNNNNNNNNNNNNNNNNNNNNNNNNNNNNNNNNNNNNNNNNNNNNNNNNNNNNNNNNNNNNNNNNNNNNNNNNNNNNNNNNNNNNNNNNNNNNNNNNNNNNNNNNNNNNNNNNNNNNNNNNNNNNNNNNNNNNNNNNNNNNNNNNNNNNNNNNNNNNNNNNNNNNNNNNNNNNNNNNNNNNNNNNNNNNNNNNNNNNNNNNNNNNNNNNNNNNNNNNNNNNNNNNNNNNNNNNNNNNNNNNNNNNNNNNNNNNNNNNNNNNNNNNNNNNNNNNNNNNNNNNNNNNNNNNNNNNNNNNNNNNNNNNNNNNNNNNNNNNNNNNNNNNNNNNNNNNNNNNNNNNNNNNNNNNNNNNNNNNNNNNNNNNNNNNNNNNNNNNNNNNNNNNNNNNNNNNNNNNNNNNNNNNNNNNNNNNNNNNNNNNNNNNNNNNNNNNNNNNNNNNNNNNNNNNNNNNNNNNNNNNNNNNNNNNNNNNNNNNNNNNNNNNNNNNNNNNNNNNNNNNNNNNNNNNNNNNNNNNNNNNNNNNNNNNNNNNNNNNNNNNNNNNNNNNNNNNNNNNNNNNNNNNNNNNNNNNNNNNNNNNNNNNNNNNNNNNNNNNNNNNNNNNNNNNNNNNNNNNNNNNNNNNNNNNNNNNNNNNNNNNNNNNNNNNNNNNNNNNNNNNNNNNNNNNNNNNNNNNNNNNNNNNNNNNNNNNNNNNNNNNNNNNNNNNNNNNNNNNNNNNNNNNNNNNNNNNNNNNNNNNNNNNNNNNNNNNNNNNNNNNNNNNNNNNNNNNNNNNNNNNNNNNNNNNNNNNNNNNNNNNNNNNNNNNNNNNNNNNNNNNNNNNNNNNNNNNNNNNNNNNNNNNNNNNNNNNNNNNNNNNNNNNNNNNNNNNNNNNNNNNNNNNNNNNNNNNNNNNNNNNNNNNNNNNNNNNNNNNNNNNNNNNNNNNNNNNNNNNNNNNNNNNNNNNNNNNNNNNNNNNNNNNNNNNNNNNNNNNNNNCTCAAGATATATGTGGACGATGCTGCTAAGAGAGAAGAGTGAAGCGTTCGATCGGTTCAAAAAGTTCAAGGAGTACGTGGAGAATCAAATGAAGCTACAACTCAAGACTTTTCGCACCGATAGAGGAGGAGAGTTCACATCTTCTGAGTTCATTCGTTTTTGTGAAGAAAACGGTGTAAATAGACATCGCACCGCACCGTATACACCGCAACAAAACGGTGTGGTTGAGAGAAGAAATAGAACACTAATGGAGATGACTAGAAGTCTGTTGAAAGATATGANNNNNNNNNNNNNNNNNNNNNNNNNNNNNNNNNNNNNNNNNNNNNNNNNNNNNNNNNNNNNNNNNNNNNNNNNNNNNNNNNNNNNNNNNNNNNNNNNNNNNNNNNNNNNNNNNN
The DNA window shown above is from Brassica oleracea var. oleracea cultivar TO1000 chromosome C3, BOL, whole genome shotgun sequence and carries:
- the LOC106336479 gene encoding uncharacterized protein LOC106336479 isoform X1, which encodes MGNGEETKCVFPLTSLQIGDLQSYLSHLSIFMANKSKKIYILVDNRPWLNPGTRSAHFWQLMVTKSRLSPFANTKGREGKKKQKQEDEKKPKEACSQANNKKMKELKKWFSLIDATTFSKNKIPAKKLQSSLYLNKQLHKTLYGFIVFEVEWDNVRGINYLNELQTDTSLAIEAKLMRRWEFESIDQAVTNMSQWFSGSKSERSCLMEYLDTTKGEVFHDAEADFSKASPVDDDDKLCSDYVSVENDSPCRSRSVFGVDQSTADYDENEPHTPPLTGPYKRRRVTKAISTGVEFDYMEETPKRKDTHPFDQPDGENTIEPTHYKDVLVLVRFGDRDLPFKFREVIMSDVRLLTLLEAGLPSWVLFLQSYPGFCHLYRPWMCLLARTLYVIISIITVVIGFYDLYKNVPVLKATASRLCGPLFDWVETWDMVSRIKYLGTMLFLHNVQKAVKWAMTMARAVQSFVSLLVMPLVNPLLEVLGLLLPVWNSLAETVESLVSVVWIVVESCCSLVGEVVELVLLPIWFIVSLVWNITSAVLLPLLWIISEVLYAPFRVIVGLASGLAFSFSYIFDVLGDLWRYMSSILQLASDSQAAVKTYEVSMWRTLWNDLFSHVFRAVRSILNGFVAFFAACNRHRLSIYNHMQDFIQRLHGRTLRSGSRNSKHGRSAKNHQRTGDDTRRKLHLT
- the LOC106336479 gene encoding uncharacterized protein LOC106336479 isoform X2; the encoded protein is MGNGEETKCVFPLTSLQIGDLQSYLSHLSIFMANKSKKIYILVDNRPWLNPGTRSAHFWQLMVTKSRLSPFANTKGREGKKKQKQEDEKKPKEACSQANNKKMKELKKWFSLIDATTFSKNKIPAKKLQSSLYLNKQLHKTLYGFIVFEVEWDNVRGINYLNELQTDTSLAIEAKLMRRWEFESIDQAVTNMSQWFSGSKSERSCLMEYLDTTKGEVFHDAEADFSKASPVDDDDKLCSDYVSVENDSPCRSRSVFGVDQSTADYDENEPHTPPLTGPYKRRRVTKAISTGVEFDYMEETPKRKDTHPFDQPDGENTIEPTHYKDVLVLVRFGDRDLPFKFREVIMSDVRLLTLLEAGLPSWVLFLQSYPGFCHLYRPWMCLLARTLYVIISIITVVIGFYDLYKNVPVLKATASRLCGPLFDWVETWDMVSRIKYLGTMLFLHNVQKAVKWAMTMARAVQSFVSLLVMPLVNPLLEVLGLLLPVWNSLAETVESLVSVVWIVVESCCSLVGEVVELVLLPIWFIVSLVWNITSAVLLPLLWIISEVLYAPFRVIVGLASGLAFSFSYIFDVLGDLWRYMSSILQLASDSQAAVKTYEVSMWRTLWNDLFSHVFRAVRSILNGFVAFFAACNRHRLSIYNHMQDFIQRLHGRTLRSGSRNSKHGRSAKNHQRR
- the LOC106336479 gene encoding uncharacterized protein LOC106336479 isoform X3; this translates as MKELKKWFSLIDATTFSKNKIPAKKLQSSLYLNKQLHKTLYGFIVFEVEWDNVRGINYLNELQTDTSLAIEAKLMRRWEFESIDQAVTNMSQWFSGSKSERSCLMEYLDTTKGEVFHDAEADFSKASPVDDDDKLCSDYVSVENDSPCRSRSVFGVDQSTADYDENEPHTPPLTGPYKRRRVTKAISTGVEFDYMEETPKRKDTHPFDQPDGENTIEPTHYKDVLVLVRFGDRDLPFKFREVIMSDVRLLTLLEAGLPSWVLFLQSYPGFCHLYRPWMCLLARTLYVIISIITVVIGFYDLYKNVPVLKATASRLCGPLFDWVETWDMVSRIKYLGTMLFLHNVQKAVKWAMTMARAVQSFVSLLVMPLVNPLLEVLGLLLPVWNSLAETVESLVSVVWIVVESCCSLVGEVVELVLLPIWFIVSLVWNITSAVLLPLLWIISEVLYAPFRVIVGLASGLAFSFSYIFDVLGDLWRYMSSILQLASDSQAAVKTYEVSMWRTLWNDLFSHVFRAVRSILNGFVAFFAACNRHRLSIYNHMQDFIQRLHGRTLRSGSRNSKHGRSAKNHQRTVSFLTIWEMTQEGNCTLHRSQQTQHQGFRERNDRMSHSSCKSVLQRHFIKSH